Proteins from a single region of Bogoriella caseilytica:
- a CDS encoding VOC family protein, with protein sequence MTDHTAPGPRPVLTPSDVRFDHAVIGVRDLDRATAALVAAGLRHCGGGEHTGRGTANSLFALAEGYLELLTVTDAELARAHSPNRAQVADALADAAVAPLGFALQVPDVAQAGAALEAAGQAVTGPVDMQRQNPDGAVLTWRNLYVGPTQWRTPFPFLITWDTPNDVVSGPEEPALQCLDLAGTDDAVLRTYALLGADTAAEGMLLAGVQVRWSAAGTGLEGIHLTGRPPAGPIGAGLDSFLHWT encoded by the coding sequence ATGACCGACCACACCGCCCCCGGCCCGCGACCGGTGCTGACACCGAGTGACGTCCGCTTCGACCACGCCGTGATCGGGGTGCGCGACCTCGACAGGGCCACGGCGGCGCTGGTGGCTGCCGGCCTCCGGCATTGCGGGGGCGGGGAGCACACCGGCCGCGGCACCGCCAACAGCCTCTTCGCGCTCGCCGAGGGGTACCTCGAACTCCTGACGGTCACCGATGCCGAACTCGCCCGGGCCCACTCACCCAACCGGGCCCAGGTGGCCGATGCCCTGGCCGACGCCGCCGTCGCACCGCTCGGTTTCGCCCTCCAGGTTCCCGACGTCGCGCAAGCCGGCGCTGCCCTTGAGGCCGCCGGGCAGGCCGTGACCGGCCCGGTGGACATGCAACGGCAGAACCCCGACGGCGCGGTCCTCACCTGGCGCAATCTCTACGTGGGGCCCACCCAGTGGCGGACCCCCTTTCCTTTCCTCATCACCTGGGACACTCCGAACGACGTCGTCTCCGGGCCGGAGGAACCCGCCCTGCAGTGCCTGGACCTCGCCGGGACCGACGACGCGGTGCTGCGCACCTACGCGCTGCTGGGCGCCGACACGGCCGCGGAGGGGATGCTGCTGGCCGGCGTCCAGGTGCGGTGGTCGGCCGCGGGCACGGGGCTGGAGGGGATCCACCTCACCGGACGCCCGCCTGCCGGACCGATCGGCGCCGGGCTCGATTCATTCCTACACTGGACATGA
- a CDS encoding class I adenylate-forming enzyme family protein has product MSARTTTANIADRVAGDRPEAPALIAAGASGRQWSYAEFEAAVQSRAADLHGRVTRGQAVGVLAENSPEWLVAFYAIQRMGAVAVPISPKLPTEGARELIAVSELSLLLVDGRERTGARIGDVGVPVADLAAPVAPATFETVAVSPEDDAMVLFTSGSTGLPKGVRLSHRSHSWVIDQLAVPTAPGAARVLIAAPMYHMNALSNSQRALYAGATVVVLNRFEPAAFLAAVSAHRITRLSGVAPMFELILQRPELVAAHDLNSVQEIYLGSAPAASGLFPRLRQAFPEARIKHGFGTTESGPVVFGPHPEGLPTPDGSVGVPHPAVEVRLVGPDGAVRHDRGVLEVRSPALMSGYHHRPDLVPPVTEDGFHHTKDVFAVDEDGFYTFQGREDDMFVCGGENVYPRAVEQVLEEHRAVREAVVVPVLDAVKGFKPVAFVTLQPGQQAAEGELKQHVLDHLEPYAHPRRVWILDDMPLTGVNKADRTGLARRAAELLES; this is encoded by the coding sequence ATGTCCGCCCGCACCACCACGGCCAACATCGCCGACCGCGTGGCCGGCGACCGCCCCGAGGCTCCCGCGCTGATCGCCGCGGGGGCCTCGGGCCGCCAGTGGAGCTACGCCGAGTTCGAGGCCGCCGTGCAGTCCCGCGCCGCGGACCTGCACGGCCGTGTCACGCGCGGGCAGGCCGTGGGCGTGCTGGCGGAGAACTCGCCCGAGTGGCTGGTGGCCTTCTACGCCATCCAGCGCATGGGGGCCGTGGCGGTGCCGATCAGTCCGAAACTCCCCACCGAGGGGGCCCGCGAACTCATCGCGGTCTCCGAGCTCTCGCTGCTGCTGGTCGACGGCCGCGAGCGGACCGGCGCCAGGATCGGCGACGTCGGCGTGCCGGTGGCCGACCTCGCGGCGCCGGTGGCACCGGCCACCTTCGAGACCGTGGCGGTGTCACCCGAGGACGACGCCATGGTGCTGTTCACCTCCGGCTCCACCGGCCTACCCAAGGGCGTGCGGCTCTCCCACCGCAGCCACTCCTGGGTGATCGATCAGCTCGCAGTGCCCACCGCTCCGGGTGCTGCGCGAGTGCTCATCGCGGCGCCGATGTATCACATGAACGCGCTGAGCAACTCCCAGCGCGCCCTGTACGCCGGCGCCACCGTGGTGGTGCTGAACCGCTTCGAGCCGGCCGCCTTCCTCGCCGCCGTCAGTGCGCACCGGATCACGCGGCTCTCCGGAGTGGCCCCCATGTTCGAACTGATCCTGCAGCGGCCCGAGCTCGTCGCAGCGCACGACCTCAACTCGGTGCAGGAGATCTATCTCGGCTCCGCCCCGGCCGCCTCAGGGCTCTTCCCGCGCCTGCGGCAGGCTTTCCCCGAGGCGCGGATCAAGCACGGTTTCGGTACCACCGAGTCCGGACCGGTGGTCTTCGGACCCCACCCGGAGGGCCTGCCCACTCCCGACGGCTCCGTGGGCGTGCCCCATCCGGCGGTGGAGGTCCGCTTGGTGGGCCCGGACGGCGCGGTCCGTCACGATCGCGGGGTGCTGGAGGTCCGTTCTCCGGCGCTGATGTCCGGCTACCACCACCGGCCCGATCTGGTCCCTCCGGTCACCGAGGACGGCTTCCACCACACCAAGGATGTCTTCGCCGTGGACGAGGACGGGTTCTACACCTTCCAGGGCCGCGAGGACGACATGTTCGTCTGCGGCGGCGAGAACGTCTACCCCCGCGCCGTCGAGCAGGTGCTCGAAGAGCACCGCGCCGTGCGCGAGGCCGTGGTCGTTCCCGTCCTGGATGCCGTCAAGGGATTCAAGCCGGTGGCCTTCGTGACGCTGCAGCCCGGGCAGCAGGCCGCTGAGGGCGAGTTGAAGCAGCATGTGCTCGACCACCTCGAGCCCTACGCCCATCCGCGCCGGGTCTGGATACTGGATGACATGCCGCTCACCGGCGTCAACAAGGCCGACCGCACCGGGCTGGCCCGCCGAGCGGCCGAACTCCTTGAGAGCTGA
- a CDS encoding quinone oxidoreductase family protein — protein sequence MKALVLSEHGDLDQLTVVDDHPRPQLAAGHVVLKVTASSYNYHDLFTVNGMPGIKVPLPIVPGLDLAGEVTEVAEDVSGWQAGDRVLVHPRHPEKGLMGEMLDGGMAEYALVHASQLIRIPEGVTDVQAAALPVAYGTAHRMIMGKGEVKAGDKVLILGASGGVGTASVVLCKKLGAHVIAAAGSDEKCQALLEMGADEVINYREENFLDWVKAHYGKPHRLKGTGGVDVVINFTGGDTWAPTLRSVKLGGAILVCGATAGYDPKEDLRFIWSFELRIIGSNSFRTEDFEALLEMCAAGEIDPPVSHVLPLSESIEGLRKVRDREVLGKIVIEPWAEVAR from the coding sequence ATGAAGGCGCTCGTTCTCAGCGAGCACGGCGACCTCGATCAGCTCACGGTGGTCGACGACCACCCCCGCCCACAGCTCGCTGCCGGGCACGTGGTGCTCAAGGTCACCGCGAGCTCGTACAACTACCACGACCTCTTCACCGTCAACGGGATGCCAGGCATCAAGGTCCCGCTCCCGATCGTCCCCGGGCTCGACCTCGCCGGTGAGGTCACTGAGGTGGCCGAGGACGTGTCCGGTTGGCAGGCCGGCGACCGCGTACTGGTGCATCCGCGGCACCCGGAAAAGGGCCTGATGGGCGAGATGCTCGACGGCGGGATGGCCGAGTACGCCCTGGTCCACGCCTCCCAGCTCATCCGCATCCCCGAGGGCGTCACCGACGTGCAGGCCGCTGCCCTGCCGGTGGCCTACGGCACCGCGCACCGCATGATCATGGGCAAGGGCGAGGTCAAGGCGGGCGACAAGGTCCTCATCCTCGGCGCCTCCGGCGGAGTCGGCACCGCCTCGGTAGTGCTGTGCAAGAAGCTCGGCGCTCACGTGATCGCTGCCGCCGGCTCGGACGAGAAGTGCCAGGCCCTGCTGGAGATGGGCGCGGACGAGGTCATCAACTACCGCGAGGAGAACTTCCTCGACTGGGTCAAGGCCCACTACGGCAAGCCGCACCGCCTCAAGGGCACCGGCGGCGTCGACGTCGTCATCAACTTCACCGGTGGTGACACCTGGGCTCCCACGCTCCGCTCGGTCAAGCTGGGCGGCGCCATCCTGGTCTGCGGTGCGACCGCCGGCTACGACCCGAAGGAGGACCTGCGGTTCATCTGGTCCTTCGAGCTGCGGATCATCGGCTCCAACAGCTTCCGCACCGAGGACTTCGAGGCGCTGCTGGAGATGTGCGCCGCCGGAGAGATCGACCCGCCGGTCAGCCACGTCCTGCCGCTCAGCGAGTCCATCGAAGGATTGCGCAAGGTGCGGGATCGTGAAGTCCTGGGCAAGATCGTGATCGAGCCCTGGGCGGAGGTGGCCCGATGA
- a CDS encoding amidohydrolase family protein, which produces MPEPQSTPGSAAPLTDTHLHVWDLRGGPYGVSYPWLTSGPLRRTHTWAEVQPQLCAAGVERVVLVQASDQLAETDELLRVAREARLPAAGHGGASPVSAEPVEVAVVGWLPLADAAAVEREIDRRPATELVGVRHLIHDEPDDRWMLRSDVAAGMAVLEAQGLAFDAVAERPDLLAQLPEVAKRHPGLPIVLDHLGKPPITAGWGSEEAALWRAQIRQVAAHPQVAAKFSGLATITAEAQEWRPYLDHALESFGTGRLMLGSDWPVSTLAGEYADIMGAQVSLLAELSERERRAIGHENAHRIYRLAPAA; this is translated from the coding sequence ATGCCGGAGCCGCAGAGTACGCCGGGGTCTGCCGCCCCCCTCACCGACACGCATCTCCATGTCTGGGACCTGCGTGGCGGCCCCTATGGCGTGAGTTATCCGTGGCTGACCTCGGGGCCGCTGCGCCGCACGCACACCTGGGCCGAAGTGCAGCCGCAGCTCTGCGCAGCAGGTGTGGAGCGCGTGGTGCTGGTCCAGGCCTCTGATCAGCTTGCCGAGACCGACGAGCTGCTGCGGGTCGCCCGCGAAGCCCGGCTTCCCGCCGCAGGCCACGGCGGCGCCTCCCCCGTGTCCGCTGAGCCTGTGGAGGTGGCCGTCGTGGGATGGCTACCCCTGGCTGATGCCGCAGCGGTGGAACGGGAGATCGACCGGCGGCCGGCCACCGAACTCGTGGGGGTGCGCCACCTCATCCACGATGAACCCGACGATCGCTGGATGCTGCGCTCCGACGTCGCTGCCGGTATGGCAGTGCTCGAAGCGCAGGGACTGGCTTTTGACGCCGTGGCGGAACGCCCCGATCTCCTCGCACAGCTTCCCGAGGTCGCGAAGCGTCATCCCGGTCTGCCGATCGTGCTCGACCATCTGGGCAAACCGCCGATCACTGCCGGGTGGGGGAGTGAGGAGGCTGCGCTGTGGAGAGCGCAGATTCGGCAGGTAGCCGCGCATCCGCAGGTGGCTGCCAAGTTTTCTGGTCTGGCGACGATCACGGCCGAGGCGCAGGAGTGGCGCCCGTATCTCGACCATGCACTGGAGTCCTTCGGCACCGGCCGCCTCATGCTCGGCAGTGACTGGCCGGTCTCCACTCTCGCCGGCGAGTACGCCGACATCATGGGTGCCCAGGTCAGCCTTCTGGCTGAGCTGAGTGAGAGGGAGCGGCGGGCCATCGGTCACGAGAACGCCCACCGGATCTACCGCCTGGCACCAGCCGCCTGA
- a CDS encoding PaaI family thioesterase, with translation MSEQALTAEALQERLRKAPFHEWLGLTVTAVSEDSLELQAAWRQEWANSTGITHGGVVASLLDLAADWSLVATQSDPAPTIDFTIHYLRPAKPGDLTVRAHIVRAGRSLTVAEAEVLDAAGKKIAVGRGTYASFATQKKD, from the coding sequence ATGAGCGAGCAGGCACTGACCGCCGAGGCGCTCCAGGAGCGCCTGCGCAAGGCTCCCTTCCACGAGTGGCTGGGCCTGACCGTCACCGCTGTGAGCGAGGACAGCCTGGAACTGCAGGCCGCCTGGCGCCAGGAGTGGGCCAACTCCACCGGCATCACCCACGGCGGGGTGGTCGCCTCGTTGCTCGACCTCGCGGCGGACTGGTCGCTCGTGGCCACCCAGTCCGACCCAGCGCCCACCATCGACTTCACCATTCACTACCTGCGCCCCGCCAAGCCCGGCGACCTCACCGTGCGGGCGCACATCGTGCGCGCCGGCCGCTCGCTGACGGTGGCTGAGGCCGAGGTGCTGGACGCCGCCGGCAAGAAGATCGCCGTCGGCCGCGGCACCTACGCCTCTTTCGCGACTCAGAAGAAGGACTGA
- a CDS encoding PLP-dependent cysteine synthase family protein gives MGQRRVTERMSADRAWVSEAVRIVQADANRSADTHLRVFPLPAQWGVDLYLKDESVHPTGSLKHRLARSLILFGLVNGDIHAGTTLVEASSGSTAVSEAYFAQMLGLDFVAVVPRNTSSAKLALIEHHGGTFHLVDDPADVYVEAERLGAQQHWFFLDQFGRASDVTDWRGNNSIASSIFEQMALERHCEPAWIVVGAGTGGTSATIGRYCRYAGTATRLAVADPEGSVYAEAWRTGRTDLTGPGSAIEGIGRPRVEPSFVPSVIDRIEKVTNAESVAAMRLLADVTGARAGASTGTNLVACFRIIGEMLARGEQGSLVTLICDNGDRYLDSYYDEGWLTRQRIDPGPALESFQDFLRTGRIEGSR, from the coding sequence ATGGGGCAACGACGGGTCACCGAGCGGATGAGCGCTGACCGCGCGTGGGTGTCCGAGGCGGTACGGATCGTCCAGGCGGACGCCAATCGCAGCGCTGATACGCATCTGCGGGTCTTCCCCCTGCCTGCGCAGTGGGGGGTGGACCTCTACCTCAAGGACGAGTCGGTCCACCCCACCGGCTCCCTCAAGCACCGCCTTGCCCGCTCGCTGATCCTCTTCGGGCTGGTCAACGGCGACATTCACGCCGGCACCACCCTGGTGGAGGCCTCCTCGGGCTCGACCGCCGTCTCCGAGGCCTACTTCGCCCAGATGCTCGGATTGGACTTCGTCGCGGTGGTCCCAAGGAACACCTCCTCCGCCAAGCTCGCCCTCATCGAGCATCACGGCGGCACCTTCCACCTCGTGGACGATCCGGCGGACGTCTACGTCGAGGCGGAGCGACTCGGCGCCCAGCAGCACTGGTTTTTCCTCGACCAGTTCGGCCGGGCCTCCGACGTCACGGACTGGCGCGGGAACAACAGCATTGCCTCCTCCATCTTCGAGCAGATGGCACTGGAGCGGCACTGCGAGCCGGCATGGATCGTGGTCGGAGCGGGAACCGGCGGCACCAGCGCCACCATCGGCCGGTACTGCCGCTACGCCGGCACCGCCACCCGCCTGGCCGTGGCCGACCCCGAGGGCTCGGTCTACGCCGAGGCCTGGCGCACGGGACGGACGGATCTCACCGGGCCCGGTTCGGCCATCGAGGGGATCGGGCGCCCGCGAGTGGAGCCGTCCTTCGTGCCCAGCGTCATCGACCGCATCGAGAAGGTCACCAACGCCGAGTCAGTGGCCGCCATGCGCTTGTTGGCGGACGTCACCGGTGCCCGCGCCGGCGCCTCCACCGGCACGAACCTCGTGGCATGCTTCCGCATCATCGGCGAGATGCTCGCCCGCGGCGAACAGGGCAGCCTGGTCACCCTCATCTGCGACAACGGCGATCGCTACCTCGACAGCTACTACGACGAGGGTTGGCTGACCCGCCAGCGGATCGATCCCGGCCCGGCCCTGGAGAGCTTCCAGGACTTCTTACGCACCGGCCGGATCGAAGGCTCCCGCTAG
- a CDS encoding glycoside hydrolase family 20 zincin-like fold domain-containing protein: protein MTMHLFPTPRHLTVTGGPAPATEAPITVDHDPALPAQGYRLEYGPGQVRLSYADAAGLRYAQQTLDQLRAQPTDRQHAVVVEDWPDFARRGFMLDVSRDRVPTRGALARLVEILALARYNQLELYTEHTFAYAGHEEVWRDASPITPGDLHWLEGQCLARGIELVANQNTFGHWERWLSHETYLPRAENVEPQSFAGLIRAPSTLAPTAENAEFVTELLTELTGNLRSRRLNIGADETWELGTGVSKDRAEAEGLGPVFLDYVDQVARPWTEAGYTVEFWADILTAHPEVIDRIPAGTVPIVWQYDSPEHMRAVAALMSESERTALLAHGTDPDEIMGFAPRAQALVDAGQPFWVAPGTGTWLSLIGRLDNAVGNILDAAEVGTAHDSEGFLLTCWGDRGHYDPPPVTYGPILFAGAVSWSLRANRDLDIAAALDGVFEDSAGELGQLLVDLGRVASNLPPVRNASPLFEVLRHAGALEPHQYPDAEQLTAARSVLTGALEALDRARPASADGPLAIAEIRQAVRWAIFAADLLASRVLEVDAAGEYVEPAGDPAAAQQLSDRLEVLLAEQQQAWLISARPGGLRDSLAWLDPLRHALLARSSDRTR, encoded by the coding sequence ATGACCATGCATCTCTTTCCCACTCCCCGTCACCTCACCGTGACCGGCGGTCCCGCCCCGGCCACGGAGGCGCCCATCACCGTCGACCACGATCCGGCGCTCCCCGCTCAGGGATACCGGCTGGAGTACGGGCCGGGGCAGGTTCGGCTCAGCTACGCCGACGCCGCCGGCCTGCGCTACGCCCAGCAGACCCTGGACCAGCTGCGCGCCCAGCCCACCGACCGTCAGCACGCCGTCGTGGTCGAGGACTGGCCCGACTTCGCCCGGCGAGGCTTCATGCTGGACGTCTCGCGCGACCGTGTGCCCACCCGAGGCGCGCTGGCGCGGTTGGTGGAGATCCTGGCGCTGGCCCGGTACAACCAGCTCGAGCTGTACACCGAGCACACCTTCGCCTACGCCGGTCATGAGGAGGTCTGGCGGGACGCCTCGCCGATCACCCCGGGGGATCTGCACTGGCTGGAGGGCCAGTGCCTGGCTCGCGGCATCGAGCTGGTGGCCAACCAGAACACCTTCGGCCACTGGGAGCGATGGCTCTCGCACGAGACCTACCTGCCCCGCGCCGAGAACGTGGAGCCGCAGAGCTTCGCCGGCCTCATCCGGGCGCCCTCCACCCTGGCGCCCACCGCGGAGAACGCCGAGTTCGTCACCGAACTCCTCACTGAACTCACCGGAAACTTGCGGTCACGCCGTCTGAACATCGGCGCGGACGAGACCTGGGAACTCGGCACCGGCGTGAGCAAGGACCGGGCGGAGGCTGAGGGGCTGGGGCCGGTCTTCCTCGACTACGTGGACCAGGTGGCCCGCCCGTGGACCGAGGCCGGGTACACGGTGGAGTTCTGGGCGGACATCCTCACCGCTCACCCCGAGGTCATCGACCGTATCCCTGCGGGCACCGTGCCGATCGTGTGGCAGTACGACTCCCCGGAGCACATGCGCGCCGTCGCAGCGCTGATGAGCGAGAGCGAACGGACCGCTCTCCTGGCCCACGGCACCGACCCGGACGAGATCATGGGCTTCGCCCCGCGGGCCCAGGCACTGGTCGATGCCGGCCAACCCTTCTGGGTGGCGCCGGGCACCGGCACCTGGCTGTCGTTGATCGGCCGGCTCGACAACGCGGTGGGCAACATCCTCGACGCCGCCGAAGTGGGCACCGCCCACGACAGCGAGGGCTTCCTGCTCACCTGCTGGGGCGACCGCGGCCACTACGACCCGCCCCCGGTGACCTATGGCCCGATCCTCTTCGCCGGCGCCGTCTCCTGGTCGCTCCGGGCCAACCGGGACCTCGACATCGCCGCCGCGCTCGACGGTGTCTTCGAGGACAGCGCCGGTGAGCTGGGGCAGCTGCTGGTCGATCTGGGCCGGGTGGCGAGCAACTTGCCTCCGGTGCGCAATGCCAGCCCGCTCTTCGAGGTGCTGCGCCATGCCGGTGCGCTGGAGCCGCACCAGTACCCCGACGCCGAACAGCTCACCGCCGCGCGCTCTGTGCTCACCGGCGCGCTGGAGGCCCTGGACCGCGCCCGCCCGGCCAGTGCCGACGGTCCCCTCGCAATCGCCGAGATCCGCCAGGCCGTGCGTTGGGCGATCTTCGCGGCGGATTTGCTGGCCTCACGGGTGCTCGAGGTGGACGCGGCCGGCGAGTACGTGGAGCCAGCCGGTGATCCGGCAGCGGCTCAGCAGCTCTCCGACCGGCTCGAGGTGTTGCTCGCCGAGCAGCAGCAGGCGTGGTTGATCTCCGCACGGCCGGGAGGCCTGCGCGACTCCCTGGCCTGGCTCGACCCACTGCGCCACGCACTGCTCGCCCGCAGCAGCGACCGCACTAGGTAG
- a CDS encoding SDR family NAD(P)-dependent oxidoreductase, which produces MTDFAGLTAVVTGGASGIGLATARLLAGRGAQVAVLDLPASIDAGLEEPLAGFTADVTDDTSVRTAISAVAEHFGGIDIVINNAGIGAQGTIEENEDAEWLRVLDVNVLGMVRVARAALPYLRHSSHAAIVNTCSIAASAGLPRRALYAASKGAVYSLTLAMAADHVREGVRVNCVNPGTVETPWVGRLLDSAAEPAAERAALEARQPHGRLVSAEEVAAAVAYLASPDAGSTTGTSLAVDGGMDGLRVRAPGQ; this is translated from the coding sequence ATGACTGATTTCGCCGGCCTCACCGCCGTGGTCACCGGGGGCGCCTCGGGGATCGGCCTGGCCACCGCCCGGCTGCTCGCCGGGCGGGGCGCCCAGGTGGCCGTGCTGGACCTGCCCGCCAGCATTGACGCCGGACTCGAGGAGCCACTCGCCGGCTTCACCGCCGACGTCACCGACGACACCTCCGTCCGCACCGCGATCAGCGCCGTCGCCGAGCACTTCGGCGGTATCGACATCGTGATCAACAACGCGGGCATCGGCGCCCAGGGCACCATCGAGGAGAACGAGGACGCCGAGTGGCTCCGGGTGCTGGACGTCAACGTGCTCGGCATGGTCCGCGTGGCCCGGGCCGCGTTGCCCTACCTGCGTCACTCCTCGCATGCGGCGATCGTGAACACCTGCTCCATCGCGGCCAGTGCCGGGCTGCCGCGCCGGGCGCTGTACGCGGCTTCCAAAGGCGCCGTCTACTCCCTGACCCTCGCCATGGCCGCTGACCACGTCCGTGAGGGCGTGCGGGTGAACTGCGTGAATCCCGGCACCGTGGAAACACCCTGGGTGGGGCGGTTGCTGGACAGCGCTGCCGAGCCCGCCGCCGAGCGGGCCGCGCTGGAGGCCAGGCAGCCCCATGGCCGCCTGGTCTCTGCCGAGGAGGTGGCCGCCGCGGTCGCCTATCTCGCCTCCCCGGATGCGGGGTCGACCACCGGCACCTCCCTGGCCGTCGACGGCGGCATGGATGGCCTGCGGGTCCGCGCGCCCGGTCAGTGA
- a CDS encoding enolase C-terminal domain-like protein, with translation MATITALETRDVRFPTSRHLDGSDAMNPDPDYSAAYVVLRTDEPTASGEPLCGYGLVFTIGRGNDVQTAALQTLAGHVVGMDVEALTSDLGGFSRHLTGDSQLRWLGPEKGVMHMAIGGVVNAAWDLASRRAGQPLWRFIAEMNPAQLVDCVDWRYLSDALTREEALAMLEEAAAGRAERMSELESRGYPAYTTSPGWLGYSDEKLARLCREAVEEGYRTIKLKVGLSLEDDLRRLQIARDAVGPGVDLAVDANQRWDVAEAVEWMNALASYDLAWIEEPTSPDDVLGHAAIRRSISTPVSTGEHTHNRVMFKQLFQAEAVDLIQIDAARVGGVNENLAILLLARKFGVRVFPHAGGVGLCELVQHLAMADFVAISASMEDRAVEYVDHLHEHFTAPVRIAGGRYLPPTEPGMGAELRAQSVEEHTYPSGIIWREDAQTTATTDMKEPAR, from the coding sequence ATGGCGACCATCACCGCTCTGGAGACCAGGGATGTCCGCTTCCCGACCTCGAGGCACCTCGACGGCTCGGACGCGATGAACCCTGATCCGGACTACTCGGCCGCCTATGTGGTGCTGCGCACCGACGAGCCGACCGCCAGTGGCGAGCCGCTATGTGGCTACGGGCTGGTCTTCACCATCGGGCGCGGCAACGACGTGCAGACCGCCGCCCTCCAGACACTCGCCGGGCACGTGGTCGGTATGGACGTCGAGGCACTCACCTCCGACCTCGGTGGTTTCTCCCGGCACCTGACCGGGGACTCCCAGCTGCGCTGGCTGGGCCCGGAGAAGGGCGTGATGCACATGGCCATCGGCGGCGTGGTCAACGCCGCCTGGGATCTGGCCTCGCGTCGTGCCGGCCAGCCGCTGTGGCGCTTTATCGCCGAGATGAATCCCGCACAGCTCGTGGACTGCGTGGACTGGCGCTACCTCTCCGATGCCCTCACCCGGGAGGAAGCGCTCGCCATGCTCGAGGAGGCCGCCGCCGGGCGCGCCGAGCGGATGTCTGAGCTGGAGAGCCGCGGCTACCCCGCCTACACGACCTCGCCGGGTTGGCTGGGGTACTCGGATGAGAAGCTCGCTCGGCTGTGCCGCGAGGCCGTCGAGGAGGGGTACCGCACCATCAAGCTCAAGGTGGGTCTCTCGCTGGAGGACGACCTCCGGCGTCTGCAGATTGCCCGCGACGCTGTCGGGCCCGGCGTAGACCTCGCTGTGGACGCCAACCAGCGCTGGGATGTGGCCGAGGCAGTGGAGTGGATGAACGCGCTCGCCTCCTACGATCTCGCCTGGATCGAGGAGCCCACCAGCCCGGACGACGTTCTCGGCCATGCGGCGATCCGACGCTCCATCAGCACGCCGGTGTCCACCGGTGAGCACACCCACAACCGGGTGATGTTCAAGCAGCTGTTCCAGGCCGAGGCCGTGGACCTGATCCAGATCGATGCCGCGCGCGTGGGCGGGGTCAATGAGAATCTCGCCATCCTGTTGCTGGCTCGGAAGTTCGGCGTGCGCGTCTTCCCCCACGCCGGGGGAGTGGGGCTGTGTGAACTCGTCCAGCACCTGGCCATGGCCGATTTTGTCGCGATCTCCGCGTCCATGGAGGACCGCGCCGTGGAATACGTCGATCACCTCCACGAGCACTTCACTGCTCCGGTGCGCATCGCCGGCGGGCGCTATCTGCCGCCCACCGAGCCGGGAATGGGCGCGGAACTCCGGGCCCAGTCGGTGGAGGAGCACACCTACCCCAGCGGCATCATCTGGCGTGAGGACGCGCAGACCACGGCCACGACTGACATGAAGGAGCCCGCACGATGA